One Bosea sp. 685 DNA segment encodes these proteins:
- a CDS encoding peptidoglycan DD-metalloendopeptidase family protein, whose translation MRDPATTGSIGRVASTPLNPPSAPVMASVRSQPLPPPQSAVALRNTAPLAAGGNASGWSAQGGTPIVVAQGETLDMISSRYGVPRAALISANGLSSPTIAPGSRLTIPVYNANAGSVPAARQQFAQSAQVQSDARPEPARTLAPPTAAPTAPAARIAAPAMPASATARAKAVAEAKASAAAESRATEAAQAKTKAATDAQAMRESRAKFAAEAKAKAEARKTTVAAAPVANVPVAKPVVAEVKKPAAEKAKPVVVASAPAAEPKVTAVPKAAPEPVVTASLPKPAAEADASDKADFRWPARGRVISGYSGKGGNEGINIAVPEGTPVKAAEGGTVAYAGSELKGYGNLVLIRHPNGYVSAYAHNGDLKVKRGDTVKRGQVVANSGQSGNVSSPQLHFELRKGSSPVDPTPYLNN comes from the coding sequence ATGCGCGATCCTGCAACCACGGGCTCGATTGGCCGCGTCGCCAGCACGCCGCTCAACCCGCCATCTGCCCCGGTCATGGCCTCGGTCCGCTCGCAGCCGCTGCCGCCGCCGCAATCGGCCGTGGCGCTGCGCAATACGGCTCCGCTTGCGGCTGGCGGCAACGCCTCGGGCTGGTCCGCGCAGGGTGGCACGCCGATCGTCGTCGCCCAGGGCGAGACGCTCGACATGATCTCCTCGCGTTATGGCGTGCCGCGTGCCGCGCTGATCTCCGCGAACGGGCTTTCCAGCCCCACTATCGCGCCGGGCTCGCGTCTGACCATTCCCGTCTATAACGCCAATGCAGGCTCAGTCCCGGCCGCGCGGCAGCAATTCGCCCAGAGCGCGCAGGTTCAAAGCGACGCCCGACCGGAACCCGCCCGCACCCTCGCGCCGCCGACCGCGGCGCCGACAGCTCCTGCGGCCCGCATCGCGGCTCCCGCCATGCCGGCGAGCGCTACCGCCCGGGCCAAGGCTGTCGCCGAAGCCAAGGCGAGCGCTGCCGCCGAGTCCAGGGCGACCGAGGCTGCCCAGGCCAAGACCAAAGCCGCAACTGACGCGCAGGCGATGCGCGAATCGCGCGCCAAATTTGCTGCCGAAGCCAAGGCGAAGGCCGAGGCGCGCAAGACGACCGTCGCGGCGGCGCCGGTCGCCAACGTGCCTGTGGCCAAGCCTGTCGTCGCCGAGGTGAAGAAGCCTGCGGCGGAGAAGGCGAAGCCGGTGGTGGTCGCCAGCGCGCCTGCCGCCGAGCCTAAGGTCACGGCCGTGCCGAAGGCCGCGCCGGAGCCCGTCGTCACCGCGAGCCTGCCCAAGCCGGCGGCCGAGGCGGATGCCTCCGACAAGGCCGATTTCCGCTGGCCGGCGCGTGGCCGTGTCATCAGCGGCTATAGCGGCAAGGGCGGTAATGAGGGCATCAACATCGCCGTGCCGGAAGGCACGCCGGTGAAGGCGGCCGAGGGCGGCACCGTCGCCTATGCCGGCAGCGAGCTGAAGGGCTACGGCAATCTGGTGCTGATCCGCCACCCCAACGGCTATGTCTCGGCCTATGCCCATAACGGCGATCTGAAGGTCAAGCGCGGCGACACGGTCAAGCGCGGCCAGGTCGTGGCCAACTCCGGCCAGTCCGGCAACGTCTCCTCGCCGCAGCTGCATTTCGAGCTGCGCAAGGGTTCCTCGCCGGTCGATCCGACGCCTTACCTGAACAACTGA
- the tatB gene encoding Sec-independent protein translocase protein TatB translates to MFDIAWSELMLIGAVALVVIGPKDLPKAMRTVGQVVGKVRRMATEFQGQFNDAMREAELHDLKKQVEDVGGSVSSAMNSDYKPIDMPSEPTSTGLDDAQLKEAEAKLAALPAPEPLPPVEIAPAPIADAAPEEKPKRKRAPKVEPEVVAVAAEPAKAAPRKRKAKVSEPEDGSAA, encoded by the coding sequence ATGTTCGACATCGCCTGGAGCGAATTGATGCTGATCGGGGCGGTTGCGCTCGTCGTGATCGGCCCGAAGGATCTGCCCAAAGCCATGCGCACAGTCGGCCAGGTGGTCGGCAAGGTGCGCCGCATGGCCACCGAGTTCCAGGGCCAGTTCAATGACGCGATGCGCGAGGCCGAACTGCACGACCTGAAGAAGCAGGTCGAGGATGTCGGCGGCTCGGTGTCTTCGGCCATGAACTCCGACTACAAGCCGATCGATATGCCCAGCGAGCCCACCTCGACAGGCCTCGACGACGCGCAGCTCAAAGAGGCCGAGGCCAAGCTCGCGGCGCTGCCGGCGCCTGAGCCCTTGCCGCCCGTCGAGATCGCGCCCGCGCCGATCGCGGACGCTGCCCCCGAAGAGAAGCCGAAGCGCAAGCGTGCGCCCAAGGTGGAGCCTGAGGTCGTGGCGGTGGCGGCCGAGCCTGCCAAGGCCGCCCCGCGCAAGCGCAAGGCCAAGGTCAGCGAACCCGAAGACGGGAGCGCAGCATGA
- a CDS encoding twin-arginine translocase TatA/TatE family subunit, which produces MGGVSIWHWIVVGVIVMLLFGRGKVSELMGDVAKGIKSFKKGMADDDEPATPPSAAPADPRVIDQATTSNPAAAKAEHKA; this is translated from the coding sequence ATGGGTGGCGTCAGTATCTGGCACTGGATCGTCGTTGGCGTCATCGTGATGCTGCTGTTCGGGCGCGGCAAGGTTTCCGAGCTGATGGGCGACGTTGCCAAGGGCATCAAATCCTTCAAGAAGGGCATGGCCGACGATGACGAGCCGGCCACGCCGCCGAGCGCTGCCCCGGCCGATCCCCGGGTCATCGACCAGGCGACCACGAGCAATCCCGCTGCGGCCAAGGCCGAGCACAAGGCCTGA
- the surE gene encoding 5'/3'-nucleotidase SurE, producing MRILVTNDDGIHAEGLAVLEAIAAQLSDDVWVVAPETDQSGVAHSLSLSNPLRLRQIDKRRFAVAGTPTDCVIMAARSIMIDERPDLVLSGVNRGQNVAEDVTYSGTIAAAMEGTLLGIPSIAVSQAYGPAGRDQIHWDCAKHHAPGIIRRLLDEGIPRDVLFNLNFPNVPPSEVAGVAVTVQGRRDQELMKLEPRQDGRGNPYFWIAFQRSKSEPANGTDLRALFEKKISVTPLELDLTHEPTLTRFAQVFA from the coding sequence ATGCGCATTCTCGTCACCAATGATGACGGCATCCATGCCGAGGGGCTGGCCGTGCTGGAGGCGATCGCCGCCCAGCTTTCCGATGATGTCTGGGTCGTCGCGCCCGAGACCGACCAGTCGGGCGTGGCGCATTCGCTGTCGCTCAGCAACCCGCTGCGCCTGCGCCAGATCGACAAGCGCCGCTTTGCGGTCGCCGGCACGCCGACGGATTGCGTGATCATGGCGGCGCGCTCGATCATGATCGATGAGCGGCCCGATCTCGTGCTGTCTGGCGTCAATCGCGGCCAGAACGTCGCCGAGGACGTGACCTATTCCGGCACGATCGCGGCCGCGATGGAGGGCACGCTGCTCGGCATTCCCTCGATCGCCGTCAGCCAGGCCTATGGGCCGGCGGGCCGCGACCAGATCCATTGGGACTGCGCCAAGCACCATGCGCCCGGCATCATCCGGCGGCTGCTGGACGAAGGCATTCCCAGGGATGTGCTGTTCAACCTTAACTTCCCCAATGTTCCCCCGAGCGAGGTCGCCGGTGTCGCGGTCACGGTGCAGGGCCGGCGCGACCAGGAATTGATGAAGCTGGAGCCGCGCCAGGACGGGCGCGGCAACCCGTATTTTTGGATTGCCTTCCAGCGCAGCAAATCCGAGCCCGCCAATGGCACCGATCTGCGCGCGCTGTTCGAGAAAAAGATATCGGTGACGCCGCTCGAGCTCGACCTGACCCATGAGCCGACGCTGACGCGTTTCGCGCAGGTGTTCGCTTGA
- the tatC gene encoding twin-arginine translocase subunit TatC, with the protein MSVVNAKDGEDEIEASRAPLIDHLIELRARLIKSLIAFMLMFFICFAVSTQIYNILVQPYVWAAGSTANAQLIYTGPLELLFTHIKVAAFGAGFFAFPVIATQVYKFVAPGLYKNEKAAFAPYLVATPVFFTLGAALVFFFAMPVLMKFSLGMQQAATETQAGIALLPKVSEYLSLIMTLIFAFGVAFQLPVVLTLLGQAGIIDSQFLKDKRRYAIVFVFVIAAVLTPPDVISQLMLAVPMLLLYELSVFSVRYVEKKRAAKKAEEEKAES; encoded by the coding sequence ATGAGCGTCGTCAATGCGAAGGATGGCGAGGACGAGATCGAGGCCTCGCGCGCGCCGCTGATCGACCATCTGATCGAGCTCAGGGCGCGGCTGATCAAGTCGCTGATCGCCTTCATGCTGATGTTCTTCATCTGCTTTGCGGTCTCGACGCAGATCTACAACATCCTGGTGCAGCCCTATGTCTGGGCCGCCGGGAGCACCGCGAACGCGCAGCTCATCTATACCGGCCCGCTCGAACTGCTCTTCACCCATATCAAGGTGGCGGCGTTCGGGGCTGGCTTCTTCGCCTTTCCGGTGATCGCGACGCAGGTCTACAAATTCGTCGCGCCGGGCCTCTATAAGAACGAGAAGGCGGCGTTCGCGCCCTATCTCGTGGCGACGCCGGTGTTCTTCACGCTTGGCGCCGCGCTGGTCTTCTTCTTCGCCATGCCGGTGCTGATGAAGTTCTCGCTCGGCATGCAGCAGGCCGCAACCGAGACCCAGGCCGGCATCGCGCTCTTGCCCAAAGTCAGCGAATATCTCTCGCTGATCATGACGCTGATCTTCGCCTTCGGCGTCGCCTTCCAATTGCCGGTGGTGCTGACGCTGCTCGGGCAGGCGGGGATCATCGATTCGCAGTTCCTGAAGGACAAGCGCCGCTACGCCATCGTCTTCGTCTTCGTCATCGCCGCCGTGCTGACGCCGCCGGACGTGATCTCCCAGCTGATGCTCGCCGTGCCGATGCTGCTGCTCTACGAGCTCTCGGTATTCTCGGTGCGCTATGTCGAGAAGAAGCGGGCGGCCAAGAAGGCTGAGGAAGAGAAGGCGGAGAGCTGA
- the secD gene encoding protein translocase subunit SecD, with product MLRFQARKVIAVLLVLFFGCGLALPNLFSPETRKAIEQGAPSWIPKFLLPIHAVVLGLDLQGGAHFLLEIDRADLIRTKITTLRDDTRAKLREAGVSAQGGITLTSRGVQLRVADAGDRAKLLPKLRELAQPLGALGAFGASSQSTIDFTEQPDGLIQATFSEAAINDLIRDTAAKAIEVLRRRIDPDGTKEPNIQRQGLDRILVQVPGADPEEIKKRIGETAKLEFRFIAEPGATDVDMLPSNDSGGALVPVNRQVIVGGADLTDAQAAFDSRTSQPIVNFRFNVRGAQRFGQATTENLGRALAIVLDNKVISSPVVQSPITGGSGQISGNFTVESVNNLAILLRAGALPAKMTIVEERTVGPGLGADSIHAGKLATLIATALVILYMLSTYGVFGLIASIALLVHVCLIFGLMSLLGATMTLPGIAGIVLTIGTAVDSNVLIYERMREEEHQGRNLVSALEAGFQRAFATIIDSNVTMLIAAVALFSLGSGPVRGFAVVFILGILTTVITAVTLTRMLIALWYRWARPKHLPF from the coding sequence ATGCTTCGTTTCCAGGCCCGCAAGGTCATCGCCGTCCTTCTCGTGCTGTTCTTCGGTTGTGGTCTTGCGCTGCCGAACCTGTTCTCACCTGAGACGCGCAAGGCGATAGAGCAGGGCGCTCCGTCCTGGATTCCGAAGTTCTTGCTGCCGATCCACGCGGTCGTGCTTGGGCTCGACCTGCAAGGCGGCGCTCACTTCCTGCTTGAGATCGACCGCGCCGACCTGATCCGTACGAAGATCACGACGCTGCGCGACGACACTCGCGCGAAGCTCCGCGAAGCGGGCGTTTCGGCCCAGGGCGGCATCACTTTGACGTCGCGTGGCGTGCAGTTGCGCGTCGCAGACGCCGGTGACCGAGCGAAGTTGCTACCGAAACTGCGCGAACTGGCCCAGCCTTTGGGCGCGCTCGGAGCCTTCGGCGCGTCCTCCCAATCCACTATCGATTTCACCGAGCAGCCGGATGGCCTGATCCAGGCAACGTTCTCGGAAGCCGCGATCAATGATTTGATCCGCGATACTGCCGCCAAGGCGATCGAGGTCTTGCGCCGGCGTATCGACCCCGACGGCACCAAGGAGCCGAATATCCAACGTCAGGGGCTCGACCGCATCCTCGTCCAAGTGCCCGGCGCCGATCCAGAAGAGATCAAGAAGCGCATCGGCGAGACGGCAAAGCTCGAATTTCGTTTCATCGCCGAGCCGGGCGCGACCGATGTCGACATGTTGCCGTCGAACGATAGTGGCGGCGCACTTGTGCCGGTCAATCGGCAAGTCATCGTCGGCGGCGCCGATCTGACCGACGCGCAGGCGGCCTTCGATTCCCGTACCAGCCAGCCGATCGTCAATTTCCGCTTCAATGTGCGTGGCGCGCAGCGCTTCGGACAGGCAACGACCGAGAATCTCGGCCGTGCGCTTGCGATCGTGCTCGACAACAAGGTGATCTCGTCGCCGGTCGTCCAGTCGCCGATCACCGGCGGCTCGGGCCAGATCTCCGGTAACTTCACCGTCGAGAGCGTCAACAATCTCGCCATCCTGCTGCGCGCCGGCGCGTTGCCGGCGAAGATGACGATCGTTGAGGAGCGCACTGTCGGCCCCGGCCTCGGTGCCGATTCGATCCATGCCGGCAAGCTCGCGACATTGATCGCAACCGCGCTGGTGATCCTCTACATGCTGAGCACCTATGGCGTGTTCGGGCTGATCGCCTCGATCGCGCTGCTCGTCCATGTCTGCCTGATCTTCGGGCTGATGTCGCTGCTGGGCGCGACCATGACGCTGCCCGGCATTGCCGGCATCGTGCTCACCATCGGCACGGCGGTCGATTCCAACGTGCTGATCTATGAGCGCATGCGCGAGGAGGAGCATCAGGGCCGCAACCTCGTCTCGGCGCTGGAGGCGGGCTTCCAGCGCGCCTTTGCCACCATCATCGATTCCAACGTCACCATGCTGATCGCGGCCGTGGCGCTATTCTCGCTTGGCTCCGGCCCGGTGCGCGGCTTTGCGGTCGTCTTCATCCTCGGCATCCTGACGACCGTGATCACGGCCGTGACGCTGACGCGGATGCTGATCGCGCTGTGGTATCGCTGGGCCCGGCCCAAGCATCTGCCGTTCTGA
- a CDS encoding ATP-binding protein — MTDIATDQTLATLLRIASALERIAPAARKPADLTVADAFVWHPSGAELAPVARVNRVALSLLRGVDRVRDTLAENTERFARGLPANNVLLWGARGMGKSSLVKSVHADTNTRLKSEALPLKLIEIHREDIESLPVLMALLRADRHRAIVFCDDLSFDGDDTSYKSLKAALDGGVEGRPENVVFYATSNRRHLMPRDMMDNERSTAINPGEAIEEKVSLSDRFGLWLGFHKCSQDEYLAMIDGYVGHFGLKVAPEDLRREALEWATTRGSRSGRTAWQYIQDLAGRLGKRLEG; from the coding sequence ATGACCGACATCGCTACCGACCAGACGCTCGCAACGCTCCTGCGCATCGCCTCCGCCCTGGAGCGCATCGCTCCTGCTGCCCGCAAACCGGCTGATCTGACAGTGGCCGACGCCTTCGTCTGGCATCCGTCCGGGGCGGAGCTTGCGCCCGTCGCCAGGGTCAACCGGGTGGCGCTCTCGCTGCTGCGCGGCGTCGACCGCGTGCGCGACACTTTGGCCGAGAACACCGAGCGCTTCGCGCGCGGCCTGCCCGCCAACAACGTCCTGCTCTGGGGCGCGCGCGGCATGGGCAAGTCCTCGCTGGTCAAATCGGTCCATGCCGACACCAACACGCGGCTCAAGAGCGAGGCGCTACCGCTGAAGCTGATCGAGATCCATCGCGAGGACATCGAGAGCCTGCCCGTGCTGATGGCGCTGCTGCGGGCGGACAGGCACCGCGCCATCGTGTTCTGCGACGATCTCTCCTTCGACGGCGACGACACCTCGTACAAATCGCTGAAGGCGGCACTCGACGGCGGCGTCGAAGGGCGGCCCGAAAACGTCGTGTTCTACGCCACATCGAATCGCCGGCATCTGATGCCCCGCGACATGATGGATAATGAGCGCTCGACCGCGATCAATCCAGGCGAGGCGATCGAGGAAAAGGTCTCGCTGTCGGACCGATTCGGCCTCTGGCTCGGCTTCCACAAATGCAGCCAGGACGAATATCTGGCGATGATCGACGGCTATGTCGGCCATTTCGGCCTTAAGGTCGCGCCCGAGGACTTGCGTCGCGAGGCGCTGGAATGGGCGACGACGCGCGGCTCGCGCTCGGGCCGCACCGCCTGGCAATACATCCAGGATCTGGCCGGGCGGCTGGGCAAGCGGCTGGAGGGGTGA
- a CDS encoding protein-L-isoaspartate O-methyltransferase: MREDVPSEEVAASEGERTVAFLLSLRAQGVRDLTVLRAMERVPRERFAPSRFADLARQDVSVPLPCGQTMTAPHTVAALLTALEMQPSARVLEVGTGSGYVSALLAAMGGEVVSLERYRTLALAAHERLSGNGYGQSVDLRHADGFQPDRTLGRFDRILVNGVAQAVPEALLMRLSPGGRLVGALRVEGVARRVVVTKAADGSFDHAMGPVVRLPPLAPGLARAL; this comes from the coding sequence ATGAGAGAAGACGTTCCGAGCGAGGAGGTGGCCGCCAGCGAGGGCGAGCGCACCGTCGCCTTCCTTTTGTCGCTGCGGGCGCAGGGCGTGCGCGATCTCACCGTGCTGCGCGCCATGGAGCGGGTGCCGCGCGAGCGTTTCGCGCCGTCGCGCTTTGCCGATCTGGCGCGCCAGGACGTCTCGGTGCCGCTGCCTTGCGGACAGACCATGACGGCGCCGCACACGGTCGCCGCGCTCCTGACCGCGCTCGAGATGCAGCCCTCGGCCCGCGTGCTCGAGGTCGGCACCGGCTCGGGCTATGTCTCGGCGCTGCTCGCCGCGATGGGCGGCGAGGTTGTTTCGCTGGAGCGCTACCGCACGCTGGCGCTGGCCGCGCATGAGCGCCTCAGCGGCAATGGCTATGGCCAGTCGGTCGATCTGCGCCACGCCGACGGATTTCAGCCGGACCGGACCCTGGGCCGTTTCGACCGCATCCTGGTCAATGGCGTCGCGCAGGCCGTGCCCGAGGCGCTTTTGATGCGGCTTTCTCCGGGCGGGCGGCTCGTCGGGGCCCTGCGCGTCGAGGGCGTCGCACGCCGGGTCGTGGTGACGAAGGCTGCCGATGGCAGCTTCGACCATGCCATGGGGCCGGTGGTGCGCCTGCCGCCGCTCGCGCCGGGCCTGGCGCGGGCGCTCTAG
- the serS gene encoding serine--tRNA ligase: MYDIKWIRENAEAFDTGLKRRGLEPLSSSLLALDDTRRSAIAKAQSAQERRNALSKEIGKAMGAKDVALADSLKAEVASLKELQPALEVQEKAAVEALNEQLAAIPNLPHDEVPEGADEHGNVVKSVHGEAPEKTGGRLFGFNQLKEHYELGEALGQMDFETAAKLSGSRFVVLNSGVARLSRAIGQFMLDTHTEEHGYTEVNPPLLVRDDAMFGTAQLPKFRDDQFSVIDGLTSYQARDFLEQFGTADKLAQDIRADDAMRTRQWMGAQAHWLIPTAEVPLTNLVRESILSEEELPRRYTALTPCFRAEAGSAGRDTRGMLRQHQFEKVELVSITTPEKSREEHERMLACAEAVLKKLDLHYRVMTLCTGDMGFASQKTYDIEAWLPGQKTYREISSCSVCGDFQARRMNARYRAGEGGAPRFVHTLNGSGTAVGRALIAVMENYQNADGSITVPEALVPYMRGVTRIEKA, encoded by the coding sequence ATGTACGACATCAAATGGATTCGCGAGAACGCCGAGGCGTTCGATACCGGCTTGAAGCGGCGGGGGCTCGAGCCGTTGTCGTCGTCGCTGCTCGCACTCGACGATACCCGCCGCTCGGCCATCGCCAAGGCGCAAAGCGCGCAGGAACGCCGCAACGCGCTCTCCAAGGAGATCGGCAAGGCGATGGGCGCCAAGGATGTCGCGCTTGCCGACAGCCTTAAGGCCGAGGTCGCCAGCTTGAAGGAATTGCAGCCGGCGCTGGAGGTGCAGGAGAAGGCGGCGGTCGAGGCGCTGAACGAGCAACTCGCCGCGATCCCGAATCTGCCCCATGACGAGGTGCCCGAGGGCGCCGACGAGCATGGCAATGTCGTCAAGTCGGTGCATGGCGAGGCGCCGGAGAAAACCGGCGGCCGGCTCTTCGGCTTCAATCAGCTCAAGGAGCATTACGAGCTCGGCGAAGCGCTCGGCCAGATGGATTTCGAGACGGCGGCGAAGCTGTCGGGCTCGCGTTTCGTCGTGCTCAATTCCGGTGTGGCGCGCCTGAGTCGGGCGATCGGGCAGTTCATGCTCGACACGCATACGGAGGAGCACGGCTATACCGAAGTGAACCCGCCGCTGCTGGTGCGGGACGATGCGATGTTCGGCACAGCGCAGTTGCCAAAGTTTCGTGACGATCAGTTTTCTGTAATCGATGGGCTCACGTCTTATCAGGCGCGCGATTTCCTTGAACAGTTCGGGACCGCCGACAAGCTGGCTCAAGACATTCGAGCAGATGATGCGATGCGCACTCGGCAATGGATGGGTGCACAGGCGCATTGGCTCATACCCACAGCCGAAGTCCCGCTCACCAACCTCGTGCGCGAATCGATCCTCTCCGAGGAAGAGCTGCCGCGCCGCTACACCGCGCTGACGCCCTGCTTCCGGGCCGAGGCCGGCTCGGCGGGGCGCGATACGCGCGGCATGCTGCGCCAGCACCAGTTCGAGAAGGTCGAACTGGTCTCGATCACCACGCCCGAAAAGTCGCGCGAGGAGCATGAGCGCATGCTGGCCTGCGCCGAGGCTGTGCTGAAAAAGCTGGATCTGCATTATCGCGTGATGACGCTGTGCACCGGCGACATGGGCTTTGCCTCGCAGAAGACCTACGACATCGAGGCCTGGCTGCCGGGACAGAAGACCTATCGCGAGATTTCGTCCTGCTCGGTTTGCGGCGATTTCCAGGCGCGGAGGATGAACGCGCGCTACCGTGCGGGCGAGGGTGGTGCGCCGCGCTTCGTCCACACGCTGAACGGCTCGGGCACGGCGGTCGGCCGGGCGCTGATCGCGGTGATGGAGAACTACCAGAACGCCGACGGCTCGATCACGGTGCCGGAAGCGCTGGTACCTTATATGCGCGGCGTGACGCGGATCGAGAAGGCGTGA
- the yajC gene encoding preprotein translocase subunit YajC gives MSLVPFVLIFVIMWFLIIRPQQKRVKSHQEMIKNVRRGDTVVTSGGIVAKVSKVIDDGEIEAEIAEGVRIRLVKGMIQEVRAKGEPVKG, from the coding sequence ATGTCGCTCGTGCCCTTCGTGCTGATTTTCGTCATCATGTGGTTCCTGATCATCCGCCCGCAGCAGAAGCGGGTGAAGTCGCATCAGGAGATGATCAAGAACGTCCGCCGCGGTGACACGGTGGTCACCTCCGGCGGCATCGTCGCCAAGGTGTCGAAGGTCATCGACGACGGCGAGATCGAGGCCGAGATCGCCGAGGGTGTGCGCATCCGGCTGGTCAAGGGCATGATCCAGGAAGTTCGCGCCAAGGGCGAGCCGGTCAAGGGCTGA
- a CDS encoding ABC transporter ATP-binding protein — MASSETKARWLSWGRRGTAGAAIPMALGFDRVTQRFGDVTALSEVSLSIEPGEVVALLGQSGCGKTTLLRLAAGVERPSSGRVLLEGRDVSSPQGFVEPEQRGVGLVFQDYALFPHLSVRENVRFGLRGYDETSAEATALRAIARVGLADLSEAYPHMLSGGEQQRVALARAIAPRPGVLLMDEPFSNLDRRLRDVVRDETAALLKETGATSIIVTHDPEDAMRIADRIVLMRAGRIVQVGTGEQLYRQPNSLFAARFFCDFTEIEGRVLRGAVDTPVGRFPAGELGEGAQAVVCIRPQAIRLTPKGFCLPGRVVTRRFLGEVDHVLLAVSGFDRPLLARISLTGSVREGDDVGIDIPTDEVLVFPAGDT; from the coding sequence TTGGCGTCGAGTGAGACCAAGGCGCGCTGGCTGAGCTGGGGCAGGCGGGGGACGGCCGGCGCCGCGATCCCGATGGCGCTGGGGTTCGATCGGGTGACGCAGCGCTTCGGCGATGTGACGGCCTTGAGCGAGGTCAGCCTGTCCATCGAGCCCGGTGAGGTCGTGGCCCTGCTTGGCCAATCGGGCTGCGGCAAGACGACGCTGCTCAGGCTTGCGGCCGGCGTCGAGCGGCCGAGTTCCGGGCGCGTGCTGCTGGAGGGCAGGGATGTGTCCTCACCGCAAGGCTTCGTCGAGCCGGAGCAGCGCGGCGTCGGGCTGGTCTTCCAGGACTATGCGCTGTTTCCGCATCTGAGCGTGCGCGAGAATGTTCGCTTCGGCCTGCGCGGCTATGACGAGACATCGGCCGAGGCCACCGCGCTGCGCGCCATCGCTCGCGTTGGACTTGCGGATCTCAGCGAGGCTTATCCACATATGTTGTCGGGCGGCGAGCAGCAGCGCGTCGCGCTGGCCCGCGCCATAGCGCCGCGCCCCGGCGTGCTCTTGATGGACGAACCCTTCTCCAATCTCGACCGGCGCCTGCGCGATGTGGTGCGCGACGAGACGGCGGCGCTGCTCAAGGAAACCGGCGCGACCTCGATCATCGTGACGCATGATCCAGAGGATGCAATGCGCATCGCCGACCGCATCGTGCTGATGCGCGCAGGCAGGATCGTCCAGGTCGGCACGGGCGAACAGCTCTACCGTCAGCCCAACAGCCTCTTTGCTGCCCGATTCTTCTGCGATTTTACCGAGATAGAAGGCCGTGTCCTGCGCGGCGCGGTCGATACGCCGGTGGGGCGGTTTCCGGCGGGCGAGCTCGGCGAAGGCGCGCAAGCCGTGGTCTGCATCCGGCCACAAGCGATCCGATTGACGCCGAAGGGGTTCTGCTTGCCGGGCCGTGTCGTGACGCGGCGCTTCCTCGGCGAGGTTGATCACGTCCTGCTCGCGGTCTCGGGCTTCGACCGGCCGCTGCTGGCGCGGATCTCGCTCACCGGGAGCGTTCGCGAGGGCGACGATGTCGGCATCGATATTCCGACGGATGAAGTTCTTGTGTTCCCTGCGGGGGACACATAG